A genomic window from Sulfurospirillum multivorans DSM 12446 includes:
- a CDS encoding type II toxin-antitoxin system RelE family toxin, with translation MVEEDLKALDHSFVLLVFKKLKQLQNAPQQGELLGNKHNMDLSGYRKVYVAKKKVRIVYRIINDELVIYVVAIGKREDMEVYQEATQRLKS, from the coding sequence TTGGTAGAGGAAGATTTAAAAGCACTTGACCACTCATTTGTATTGCTTGTCTTTAAAAAACTCAAGCAACTTCAAAATGCTCCACAACAAGGAGAGCTTTTAGGCAATAAGCACAACATGGATTTAAGTGGTTACCGCAAAGTTTATGTTGCTAAGAAAAAAGTGCGTATTGTTTATCGAATTATCAATGATGAATTGGTTATTTATGTTGTTGCAATTGGAAAAAGAGAAGACATGGAAGTCTATCAAGAAGCAACACAGAGGCTAA